A DNA window from Plodia interpunctella isolate USDA-ARS_2022_Savannah chromosome 12, ilPloInte3.2, whole genome shotgun sequence contains the following coding sequences:
- the LOC128674460 gene encoding uncharacterized protein LOC128674460 isoform X1 produces the protein MIPSPDAVCIVCQSVFCCSNCRWKHENTTHGLLFDCPICRGNGFLCRPEELNDAFLKHLTEEHSPLQCKKCSKIFKTMDDFQNIDKCTSISEIISNEEPSKSIVDEKFDSIYEKTKNDSENVEGIISINKASKTAVITPVVRKTHIVDYESSESEEELKVDQQTPHPKKEPKTPKLKRQRAATPHAKKLLSLMRQKVVEEYEETIDEVNCDGSPVNSKTTPSRTDNVGNLETQKEMTTPTSHIQPNILKLAQAVTTSTPTHPANNGWSMFTGQGADSPLSEIENADSPAQSTNNEPSKTETENVLPKLKSIIVTGSRIRLGSQDSSEKQVTFADSMNNTEPSSVKTKKVKFAEDTVFEQQPKVKRVYRKPKRMLTPGPQKPRFAHNPRFQALINRFENKGFTLARTPVQSPKETALENTPPVGDHANIPARAINFKEDSPVVETENYSKESNELFKTCVDSPIQPSVNNAISALTNNIAGSLQNCLSSVLRSNEEDTEIQFKFVITKKKVSVKRLNESGALDEEISEIDRNLGYNKENIWSSVAKAVKNVFWGDQGTNLAITTPYKSLNESTTSSASKRKCDEMSDPELSPLNHKRHKYEGKIRGRPPLRRCNTWGVSGLRSSQSAEQQRLLKEISAGHDDVMNQSF, from the exons ATGATACCTTCACCTGAT GCTGTATGCATTGTCTGTCAATCAGTATTCTGCTGTAGCAATTGTCGGTGGAAACACGAGAATACAACCCATGGTCTACTTTTTGATTGTCCCATATGCAGAGGCAACGGATTTCTTTGCAGACCTGAGGAATTAAATGACGCTTTCCTCAAACATTTAACTGAAGAACATTCACCATTGCAGTGCAAGAAGTGCAGCAAAATATTCAAAACCATGGACGACtttcaaaatatagataaatgcaCGAGCATATCTGAAATCATTTCAAATGAAGAACCCAGTAAAAGTATCGTAGATGAAAAATTTGATTCTATTTACGAGAAGACAAAAAATGACAGTGAAAACGTTGAAGGTATTATATCTATTAACAAAGCTAGTAAGACAGCAGTTATAACACCTGTAGTAAGGAAAACTCATATAGTCGATTATGAATCCAGTGAAAGCGAAGAAGAATTGAAAGTTGATCAACAAACACCTCATCCTAAAAAAGAACCTAAGACTCCGAAACTGAAAAGACAAAGGGCTGCAACACCTCATGCTAAAAAGCTGCTTAGTTTGATGAGGCAGAAAGTGGTTGAAGAATACGAGGAAACTATTGATGAAGTTAATTGTGATGGATCGCCTGTAAATAGTAAAACTACACCCTCAAGAACTGACAACGTTGGCA ATCTGGAAACCCAAAAGGAGATGACCACACCCACTTCCCACATTCAGCCTAACATCCTGAAGTTGGCACAAGCTGTGACCACCAGTACACCGACTCACCCAGCCAATAATGGGTGGTCCATGTTCACAGGCCAGGGAGCTGACTCCCCGCTCTCTGAAATCGAGAACGCTGATAGTCCAGCCCAAAGTACCAATAATGAG cCTTCGAAGACGGAAACTGAAAATGTGCTTCCAAAACTTAAGAGCATCATTGTTACTGGCAGCCGCATTCGCCTCGGCAGTCAGGATAGTTCTGAAAAACAAGTTACATTCGCAGACTCCATGAATAATACGGAGCCATCGTCTGTGAAAACTAAGAAAGTGAAATTTGCGGAAGATACCGTATTTGAGCAGCAACCGAAAGTTAAGAGGG tTTATCGCAAACCAAAACGCATGCTGACGCCAGGCCCTCAAAAACCGAGATTCGCTCACAACCCCCGGTTTCAAGCGCTCATAAATCGTTTCGAGAACAAAGGGTTTACATTAGCTCGAACTCCAGTCCAGTCTCCCAAAGAGACAGCTCTTGAAAACACTCCACCAGTGGGTGACCATGCTAACATTCCTGCCAGGGcaataaatttcaaagaaGACAGTCCAGTTGTTGAAACAGAAAACTATTCAAAGGAATCAAATGAATTATTCAAGACCTGCGTCGACTCGCCCATACAACCCAGTGTCAACAACGCAATATCTGCTCTGACCAATAACATAGCCGGatctttacaaaattgtcTCTCTTCAGTCCTAAGATCTAATGAAGAAGACACCGAAATCCAATTCAAATTCGTTAtcacaaagaaaaaagtgAGCGTAAAAAGACTCAATGAAAGTGGAGCCCTTGATGAGGAAATAAGTGAAATTGACAGAAACTTAGGATACAATAAAGAGAACATTTGGTCGAGCGTGGCAAAAGctgtgaaaaatgtattttgggGAGACCAAGGGACTAATTTAG CAATAACAACCCCGTACAAATCATTAAACGAATCCACGACATCATCCGCGTCCAAACGCAAATGCGATGAGATGTCAGACCCGGAGCTCAGTCCACTGAACCACAAGCGTCACAAATACGAGGGGAAGATTCGAGGGAGACCCCCTCTGAGGAGGTGCAACACCTGGGGTGTCTCCGGTCTCAGGAGCTCCCAGTCAGCTGAACAACAAAGACTTTTGAAGGAAATTTCTGCGGGCCATGATGATGTCATGAATCAGAGTTTTtga
- the LOC128674460 gene encoding uncharacterized protein LOC128674460 isoform X2: MIPSPDCKKCSKIFKTMDDFQNIDKCTSISEIISNEEPSKSIVDEKFDSIYEKTKNDSENVEGIISINKASKTAVITPVVRKTHIVDYESSESEEELKVDQQTPHPKKEPKTPKLKRQRAATPHAKKLLSLMRQKVVEEYEETIDEVNCDGSPVNSKTTPSRTDNVGNLETQKEMTTPTSHIQPNILKLAQAVTTSTPTHPANNGWSMFTGQGADSPLSEIENADSPAQSTNNEPSKTETENVLPKLKSIIVTGSRIRLGSQDSSEKQVTFADSMNNTEPSSVKTKKVKFAEDTVFEQQPKVKRVYRKPKRMLTPGPQKPRFAHNPRFQALINRFENKGFTLARTPVQSPKETALENTPPVGDHANIPARAINFKEDSPVVETENYSKESNELFKTCVDSPIQPSVNNAISALTNNIAGSLQNCLSSVLRSNEEDTEIQFKFVITKKKVSVKRLNESGALDEEISEIDRNLGYNKENIWSSVAKAVKNVFWGDQGTNLAITTPYKSLNESTTSSASKRKCDEMSDPELSPLNHKRHKYEGKIRGRPPLRRCNTWGVSGLRSSQSAEQQRLLKEISAGHDDVMNQSF, translated from the exons ATGATACCTTCACCTGAT TGCAAGAAGTGCAGCAAAATATTCAAAACCATGGACGACtttcaaaatatagataaatgcaCGAGCATATCTGAAATCATTTCAAATGAAGAACCCAGTAAAAGTATCGTAGATGAAAAATTTGATTCTATTTACGAGAAGACAAAAAATGACAGTGAAAACGTTGAAGGTATTATATCTATTAACAAAGCTAGTAAGACAGCAGTTATAACACCTGTAGTAAGGAAAACTCATATAGTCGATTATGAATCCAGTGAAAGCGAAGAAGAATTGAAAGTTGATCAACAAACACCTCATCCTAAAAAAGAACCTAAGACTCCGAAACTGAAAAGACAAAGGGCTGCAACACCTCATGCTAAAAAGCTGCTTAGTTTGATGAGGCAGAAAGTGGTTGAAGAATACGAGGAAACTATTGATGAAGTTAATTGTGATGGATCGCCTGTAAATAGTAAAACTACACCCTCAAGAACTGACAACGTTGGCA ATCTGGAAACCCAAAAGGAGATGACCACACCCACTTCCCACATTCAGCCTAACATCCTGAAGTTGGCACAAGCTGTGACCACCAGTACACCGACTCACCCAGCCAATAATGGGTGGTCCATGTTCACAGGCCAGGGAGCTGACTCCCCGCTCTCTGAAATCGAGAACGCTGATAGTCCAGCCCAAAGTACCAATAATGAG cCTTCGAAGACGGAAACTGAAAATGTGCTTCCAAAACTTAAGAGCATCATTGTTACTGGCAGCCGCATTCGCCTCGGCAGTCAGGATAGTTCTGAAAAACAAGTTACATTCGCAGACTCCATGAATAATACGGAGCCATCGTCTGTGAAAACTAAGAAAGTGAAATTTGCGGAAGATACCGTATTTGAGCAGCAACCGAAAGTTAAGAGGG tTTATCGCAAACCAAAACGCATGCTGACGCCAGGCCCTCAAAAACCGAGATTCGCTCACAACCCCCGGTTTCAAGCGCTCATAAATCGTTTCGAGAACAAAGGGTTTACATTAGCTCGAACTCCAGTCCAGTCTCCCAAAGAGACAGCTCTTGAAAACACTCCACCAGTGGGTGACCATGCTAACATTCCTGCCAGGGcaataaatttcaaagaaGACAGTCCAGTTGTTGAAACAGAAAACTATTCAAAGGAATCAAATGAATTATTCAAGACCTGCGTCGACTCGCCCATACAACCCAGTGTCAACAACGCAATATCTGCTCTGACCAATAACATAGCCGGatctttacaaaattgtcTCTCTTCAGTCCTAAGATCTAATGAAGAAGACACCGAAATCCAATTCAAATTCGTTAtcacaaagaaaaaagtgAGCGTAAAAAGACTCAATGAAAGTGGAGCCCTTGATGAGGAAATAAGTGAAATTGACAGAAACTTAGGATACAATAAAGAGAACATTTGGTCGAGCGTGGCAAAAGctgtgaaaaatgtattttgggGAGACCAAGGGACTAATTTAG CAATAACAACCCCGTACAAATCATTAAACGAATCCACGACATCATCCGCGTCCAAACGCAAATGCGATGAGATGTCAGACCCGGAGCTCAGTCCACTGAACCACAAGCGTCACAAATACGAGGGGAAGATTCGAGGGAGACCCCCTCTGAGGAGGTGCAACACCTGGGGTGTCTCCGGTCTCAGGAGCTCCCAGTCAGCTGAACAACAAAGACTTTTGAAGGAAATTTCTGCGGGCCATGATGATGTCATGAATCAGAGTTTTtga